The genomic stretch GGGGCTATCTGGGGGAGGAAATCGTCGCCTCCATGTTGTCGAGTTTTATGCTGCAATATCCGGATGTGTCGTTAGAAATGGATTTTAGCAGTCATCGGGTTGATTTGATTTCAGACCAGTTTGATGTGGCATTTCGGATGGGGCAATTAGAAGATGCAGGCTTCATTGGCAAAAAATTACTCGATTTAGAGATGGTGACGCTCGCTAGTCCAAGCTATTTATCGGCCAATGGCCAAGCATTAGATCACCCGAAAGACTTACTACAACATAACTGTTTAACTGGCTCAGTTAAAAAGTGGCATCACCAAACCGTCGCATTGCCACCGTCAGATTTTGATGTGCAAGTGCAAGGGCAATTTCAATGTAAAAATGGTCGCTCATTATTAAACGCAGCGGTGGCTGGGTGCGGCCTGATCCGAGTGCCGAGTATTTATTGTCGCGAGTTGATCGAGCAAGGGAAGCTAGTGAAAGTCATGCCCGATTGGCAGATCCCCAATGTGGCCTTTTCGGCGATTTACCATAAAGACCGTTATCAGCCCAAGCGCCTACGTTTATTGATTGAGCATATTCAGCTGGAATTTGAAAAGCTGTAAGTCATTCGAACCAAAATAATGCAGGGTTTACTCTAAAATCTTTGGCCAACGTTGATCGGCGCTTTCAATCAAATCTTCCATATTGGCGAGAAATTTATCCTGAATATTTTGATCGTAATTGATATACAGTTTCTTGTTGTAAATAGTCCATTGTAGAGGCGAACCCGGTGCGAGTGAGTTGTCTGCACCTAGCGCCCAAGCACAATAGCCACCATATTGCGGTGCGTATTTTTTAGGCTCTGCTTTAAAGGCGATTAAGTTTTTTTTGCTTGAAAACCACCATACCGCGCCTTGATAAGTCGTTTTGAATTGTTTACTGCCTTGCACCGCTTTCCCTTGGGTAAAGTAGGCCACTGTGTCATAACCTTTTAGGGCTTTATCACTAAAATGCGTGGTGTAAATAGCATCGCTGGCAGCCATCACCTGAGTGCCAAACAAGGCTTGAGTACTCAGTAGTAAGGTGAAAATTAGGATCTTCCAGTAACGTTTCATCATATCTTCTCCATAAGTTTTGATGTGTTTTACTGTGTCTTTATATATTTTATCAGTATTTAGAATGATTAGAATAAATAGAACGAGTTAGGCTGGATAAAATTTCATTACTTTTACTTTATGAGTGTGGTTCTTAATTTTTATCTTTCATGCCCGAGGGTCTTATGGTTAAACCATGCTTCATGTATACTGGTAGTAATGTATAAATAACCAGTGGAATCATGATGGATCCTTCTTTATTACTCGATGGTCTCAACGACCGACAACGTGAAGCCGTAGCTGCGCCGCTTGAGAACTTGTTAGTACTCGCGGGGGCTGGCAGTGGTAAAACACGAGTATTGGTTCATCGTATTGCTTGGTTATTATCGGTGGAACAAGCGTCGCCGTTTTCAATTCTGTCGGTAACCTTCACCAATAAAGCAGCGGCCGAAATGCGTGGACGGATTGAAGAGTTAATGATGGGCACTTCATCAGGCATGTGGAACGGGACTTTCCATGGTATTTGTCATCGTATTCTTCGCGCTCACTATATGGATGCTAAACTACCAGAAGATTTCCAGATCTTAGATTCTGAAGATCAGCTGCGTTTATTGCGCCGTTTGATTAAAGCGCAAAACTTAGATGAAAAACAATGGCCGG from Vibrio algicola encodes the following:
- a CDS encoding YHS domain-containing (seleno)protein gives rise to the protein MKRYWKILIFTLLLSTQALFGTQVMAASDAIYTTHFSDKALKGYDTVAYFTQGKAVQGSKQFKTTYQGAVWWFSSKKNLIAFKAEPKKYAPQYGGYCAWALGADNSLAPGSPLQWTIYNKKLYINYDQNIQDKFLANMEDLIESADQRWPKILE
- a CDS encoding LysR family transcriptional regulator, which encodes MINQINLSDIRTFVLIAELGNFTKAAEALEVSRSHVSKQISQLERQMGVTLLLRTTRTLKLTAAGEQFFHQCQTNLQGINQALLVALDDVEQVRGHIKINCVGGYLGEEIVASMLSSFMLQYPDVSLEMDFSSHRVDLISDQFDVAFRMGQLEDAGFIGKKLLDLEMVTLASPSYLSANGQALDHPKDLLQHNCLTGSVKKWHHQTVALPPSDFDVQVQGQFQCKNGRSLLNAAVAGCGLIRVPSIYCRELIEQGKLVKVMPDWQIPNVAFSAIYHKDRYQPKRLRLLIEHIQLEFEKL